The Chlorocebus sabaeus isolate Y175 chromosome 22, mChlSab1.0.hap1, whole genome shotgun sequence genome segment GAAGCTGTCTAGAAACAGTGAGAACGGTGTTTGACTTGGTACCCAGCAGTGGGAGAgcaccttttattttcttccctattTCCCCCCATACACTCTGATTCTAGAAGGATGGCAAGCTGTTTTAAATGATCATCAAAGATAATGATGAAATCACATTGATAGAACAGAGCTGGAAGGAACaaaggggagaagagggaagcGACTCCACCCTCAACACCCTCACCCCTACCAGGCCACACCCTTACCCGCAAGTCCGTGAGTAGCTGGGTCCAGAGAGCCTTAACTAGTGACATCTCTGACCCCTGTGGTCCAGCAGAGTGACTCAAAGATCTATGACCCTGTAATTTATTGTACAAAGAGTGGCTTCAGTGAGGGAAACAGGCACCTGTCCTCGTTACCTGACATCAATCAGGGTGTCCTAGAAAAACAGGTGAAATGTCAGGGTATGCAGAGCTGGAATGAACGGGGATTGGCTGTCTTTTGGCCCCATTTTCTTGTCAGGCAGAGAGATGTGAGTCTGGCTGAGATACAGAGTGGAGATTGTGGCCAAGAGTGGGGCAGAAGAGTGTGATCCCAGACCACATAGGGTTGCGGGCTGCAAGTGGGGACTGTGGGGAATGCAGGGACCAAGGGGCAAAATGTGTGTTAGTGGGTGGAGCGTGCATGTTTGTACTGATGCATGCATAGCTGAAGTTCAAGCTGTTCACAATGTGTGTGAGGCGGAGGAATCTGTTACTACTTtgttgaagaggagggaacacagCAGCTTATGGGTTTGACCTGAAGTCAGGGTAAAGAGGGCAGGGGGAGCAAAGCATACCACTTCTCCAGCAGGTGGGAGGGCTCTGAAGGGAAGAGTCATGGATCCCAGGGAGATGGCAGCTCTTTTACCTCTAGGTCACAGTGTTCTTGCTCTAGACTGGCCAGCAAGgttcatggaaaatggggtgAGGTAGCTAGGGCAGATGTACAcctattttgcagatggggaCATTGAGACTCAGAGGTCAAGTGAGGTGAGAACTTCCACTAACCTGTGGGTGGCAGAGCGGGGACACCTACCTGGTCTCCTGGATTTCAGCCGTTGCCCTGCCCAGTGCTGAACTTTAGAGGAAGGAGCCATCATTGCTAGAGGATCAGGGCCCCTTCCTGGCATACCCTGagtgtttctgttttctcttgtaaGGCCCAGAAGAGAAGATCATCATGACAGAAAGGTCTGCAGCTGTTTTcatccaggcctggtggcggggcACGCTGGTGCGACGCACTCTGCTGCATGCAGCCCTCAGGACTTGGATTATTCAGTGCTGGTGgagacaggtgctggagaagctgCTGGCGAAGAGGCGGAGGATGGTGTTGGAGTTCTATGTGCAGCAGGAATGGGCAGCAGTCAGGCTGCAGTCCTGGGTCCGCATGTGGTGTGTCCACCAGCGTTACTGTCGTTTGCTCAACGCTGTCCGCATCATCCAGGTCTATTGGCGCTGGCACACCTGCCATTCCCGTGGCTTTATTGAGGGCCACTATGAACTCAAAGAAAACCAACTTGATATTCAACTTGAAATCTCTTTGGGCTCACAGGCTTGTAAGGTGCAACAATGCATACCCCTTCCATTAAAAGAATGACCAGGTCTGCTATATCTGTGTCCCCAGCTCTTTTTGTCAGATGTATTTTCAGGAGGTCATTGTTTGAGATAATGATGGGAAATACTAGGCATGTCACAAGTCAGCTGTGAGGAATCAGCAGGGGTAGTCTTGGGTTCCACGTGGAGAAGGATTCTGAGAGCTGTCTGAGATGAGGAGGACCTGTGATTGATTAACAATGTCTGCCATAGGTAGAAGAGTTGGGGTTTCAGGGTGACCAAGTCAACCAACTCCAGAGAGACTATGTAAATGGAACCCCCTGTGGTTGTGCAGCATGGAAGACTATGTCATCctttgccattcattcattcattcattcattctttctttcatagagactgggtcttgctctcttgctcaggctggagtatagtggttcAATCACAGTTTCCTGCAGCTTCCaactctttcctgctgccttagtctcctgagtagctggaaccacagatgcccaccaccatacctggttaatttttaaaaattttgtagagataggggtctaactatgttgcccaggctggtctcaaactcctggtttcaagcagtcctcctttcATGGCCTCtgaagttgctgggattacaggtgtgagccactgtgcccagccttttaaaatacattttaaatatttattttaaacatggtgttaaaatatacataacataaaatttactattttaaccattttaggtgtacagttcagtggcattaagtacatttacattgttgtgcaaccatcaccaccgtcCATCTCCGGAACTTCTTTCATCTTGCAATACTGAATCATTGtcctccctcccctagcccctgacaaccaccattctactttctgtctctctgaatttgactactcgAAGTACCTCCTAggagtgaaatcatacagtatttctctttctgtgactgacttattccacttagcataatgtcttcaagactcatccatgttgtaatgtgtgtcacattttccttcctcaggctaaataatattccattgtatgtatgtgctacattttattcattcatctgtggatggacactAGGAtcctttcaccttttggctattttaataatgctgctataaacacggatgtgcaaatatctcttcaagaccctactttcaattcttttgggtatatacccaggagtggaattgctggatcatatagtaattctatttttaatatttttttgttttatttgtgttattttaagagacaaggtctcactatgttgctcaggctggagtgcagtggctattcacaggtgcaatcccACTACGGATCAGCACGGGAattttgacctgctccatttccAACCCAGGATGGTTCACTCCTACTAGGGAAACCTGGTGGTGCCCTGCTCCtaggaggtcaccatattgatgcgaAACTTAGTGTGGACAACCCATTGGCATAGTGcactaccatactgttttccatagcagctgtaacATTTTACATTGCTACCAGCGGTGcacaagtgttccaatttctccacctcctcatcaacacttgttatctctgcttttttcatcatagtccttcCAATGGGtatgaagtggcatctcattgtttttgatgtgcatttccctaatgattagtggtgaaaaacatctttttatgtCCTTGTTggcaatttaatattttatttggaaaaatgtctattcaaattatttgcccatttttgaattgaggTTTTTTGGTCCTGTTAGTGTGTTGTAGGATTTTAATACTTTATTGGATATATGA includes the following:
- the IQCF5 gene encoding IQ domain-containing protein F5 translates to MTERSAAVFIQAWWRGTLVRRTLLHAALRTWIIQCWWRQVLEKLLAKRRRMVLEFYVQQEWAAVRLQSWVRMWCVHQRYCRLLNAVRIIQVYWRWHTCHSRGFIEGHYELKENQLDIQLEISLGSQACKVQQCIPLPLKE